GCTCTTCGTCTCCGGGGGAGGCATCGGGTGGGAGGAGGCCCTTTTCAACGGCCTTCTCCCGGAGAGCCTCCCTGTCGATGCCACGTCCGTCGTCGCCGACCTCCAGGAGGACGAAGGCCCCCGAGTGCCGCGCCGCAAGCCGTACGGTCCCTTCGGGTGGTTTCCCCGCCGAGGCCCTTTCCCCGGGCGGTTCCATGCCGTGGTCGATACAGTTTCTGATGAGGTGCACGAGCGGGTCGTTCAGCCGCTCTATCACGGTCTTGTCAAGCTCCGTCTCCGCCCCCTCGGTCTCGAAGCGGACCCGGCGCCCCAGGTTCTGGGAAAGATCGCGGACCAGTCTTCTCAGCGAGCCGAACACGGAGCCGATGGGCACCATTCTCAGGCTCATGGCATTGTCGTGAAGCTCGGCCGTAATGCCCTCGATGGCCTCGGAGACGGCGACCGTCTCGGTGTCACCCATGCCCGAGGCAGCCTGGGCCAGGCGGGCCTGCACCGTGACCAGCTCCCCCACGAGGTCCACGAGCTTGTCCAGCTTCTCCGCGGGAACCCGCACGGTGGAAATGCTTTCCTGCACCAAGCGCTTCGCTCTCTTCTCGCGCACCAGGGTCTGCTCCGCCAGGGCGGCCTCAAGGTGCGTTTCCCCGATTGCCCCCCGCTCCAGAAGGACCTCCCCCAGGGGTTTCTGCTCCTTGAGGGCTTCCTCCAGGGTCTCGGTCGAGACGTCCCCGCGCTCCAGCAATATCTCTCCGAGCTTCTTGTAGTCGTCGCCGGAGGCGAGGACGCCTTCCTCGTCGATGGTCTCGACGGAGACTTCCGAGTCTTCCTCGACGAAGATGAAGACTTCCTGGATGGCCTCCCTCCCCTGCCTGGTGCTCAGGATGACGTCCCATGTCACGTAACACAGGTCGGGGTCAAGCTCCGGAAGGAGCGGGATGTCATCCAGGTGAGCGACCACGGAGCAGTTGCCGAGGGCTCGAAGCTCATCGACGATGCAAAGAGGGTCGATCCCTCGGACGTAGATATGAGGGCAGGGCCTGAAGCGGATGCGATAGGTGCGCTCACCTTCCTCACGCTCGAGGAGCGGTCCTTCAGCCTCGTGCGCGGGCTCCGGCTCGTACGCGGTCTCGGGAGCGAACCTCCGCAGTGCCTCCACCAGGTCGACGCGAAGCCCCGGGCTTTCCGCCCCTTGTTCTTCCTCCAGAAGCTCGCGTATGTGGTCTTTGGCGGCCAACGCAATGTCGATAAGCTCCGGGGTGACGGGACATAGCCCGTTTCGCACGCGGTCAAAAACGGCCTCCACCGCGTGCGTGAAGGAGGCGACCCGCTCAAAGCCGAACATCCCCCCGGACCCCTTGATGGTATGGAGCGCGCGGAAGACACGCCTGACGGCTTCTCCGTCCAGGGGACTGCCCTCCAGCTCCAGGAGGCCCTCCTCGAGCTCCCCGAGGAGCTCCCGGGCCTCTTCCATGAAAATCTCCCTGTAGCGGTCCTTCACGGGGTCCTTCTTTCCTCTCCGTTTTCCGCCACCCAGAGGCACCTCTCCCCGCAGTAAGCCGTGCAGCCCCTGCGCCGCAG
The sequence above is drawn from the Nitrospirota bacterium genome and encodes:
- a CDS encoding chemotaxis protein CheA, whose product is MKDRYREIFMEEARELLGELEEGLLELEGSPLDGEAVRRVFRALHTIKGSGGMFGFERVASFTHAVEAVFDRVRNGLCPVTPELIDIALAAKDHIRELLEEEQGAESPGLRVDLVEALRRFAPETAYEPEPAHEAEGPLLEREEGERTYRIRFRPCPHIYVRGIDPLCIVDELRALGNCSVVAHLDDIPLLPELDPDLCYVTWDVILSTRQGREAIQEVFIFVEEDSEVSVETIDEEGVLASGDDYKKLGEILLERGDVSTETLEEALKEQKPLGEVLLERGAIGETHLEAALAEQTLVREKRAKRLVQESISTVRVPAEKLDKLVDLVGELVTVQARLAQAASGMGDTETVAVSEAIEGITAELHDNAMSLRMVPIGSVFGSLRRLVRDLSQNLGRRVRFETEGAETELDKTVIERLNDPLVHLIRNCIDHGMEPPGERASAGKPPEGTVRLAARHSGAFVLLEVGDDGRGIDREALREKAVEKGLLPPDASPGDEELYRLIFAPGFSTAGEVTEISGRGVGMEVVQRSIEGLRGTVDVESRPGKGTRITLKIPLTLAIIGGLLVRIGEERFVFPLSQVEECVELMEGDLTPANGRCLFNLREQVLPYIVLRGMFRVEGPAPAIQQMVVTDVDGQRVGFVVDAVVGEHQTVIKSLGKAYRAAGGVSGATILGDGRVALILDPPCLYKDAETCSVT